From Cricetulus griseus strain 17A/GY chromosome 1 unlocalized genomic scaffold, alternate assembly CriGri-PICRH-1.0 chr1_0, whole genome shotgun sequence, a single genomic window includes:
- the LOC100759804 gene encoding 40S ribosomal protein S15: MAEVEQKKKRTFRKFTYCGVDLDQLLDMSCEQLMQLCSTRQRLLLNCSLWRKQHSLLKSLRKAKKKVPPMEKPEVGKTHLRDMIILPEMAGSMVDVYNGKTFNQVEIKPKMIGHYLGEFSITYKPVKHGGPGVGATHSSRFIPLK, from the coding sequence ATGGCTGAAGTTGAGCAGAAGAAGAAGCGGACCTTCCGCAAGTTCACCTACTGCGGCGTGGACCTGGACCAACTGCTGGACATGTCCTGTGAGCAGCTGATGCAGCTGTGCAGCACCCGACAGAGGCTACTGCTGAACTGCAGCCTGTGGCGGAAGCAGCACTCGTTACTCAAGAGCCTGAGAAAGGCCAAGAAGAAGGTGCCGCCCATGGAGAAGCCCGAGGTGGGGAAGACCCACCTGAGGGATATGATCATCCTGCCTGAGATGGCAGGCAGCATGGTGGATGTGTACAACGGCAAAACCTTCAACCAGGTGGAGATTAAACCAAAGATGATCGGCCACTACCTGGGCGAGTTCTCCATTACCTACAAGCCTGTGAAGCATGGCGGGCCTGGCGTCGGTGCCACTCACTCCTCCCGGTTCATCCCCCTCAAGTAA